From a single Saccharomyces kudriavzevii IFO 1802 strain IFO1802 genome assembly, chromosome: 15 genomic region:
- the SGO1 gene encoding Sgo1p (similar to Saccharomyces cerevisiae SGO1 (YOR073W); ancestral locus Anc_5.677), whose protein sequence is MPKRKLASNKENSRSTFSHNDLTPQIQEFQNLMDLESQKVETIKQSYSRQNSLLARDNSILKIKVNGLEKKISQLVQENVTLRSKTSISEAIYRERLSNQLQIIENGIIQRFDEIFYMFDNVRKNENLPSSSLKSLLKRPNSRSRSCSLSSPTYSKNYPEQLNYQNSSSHESSFNKDDGQNLEPKAKKRKSSRRQSMFISTSLQSDDEITEREPITKEPYAAVPTELRETTQLEEAMDPLNIGEEDNDSTGNFTNSIIEYSIPEENSIEPEHSSSKLEIFNDSMNMISAASSSTLSSPLPASSAPFPASTADTAATSSSSNSSTSSHPKTKIKHSMKPPRIELKKKIIDEVMPMSNMSSSSEITFARTRRTRGKAVDYTLPSLRAKMRRPSEKLVDATTMIDIHDLQVSKRNRETANSRRSLSHDSIPDEPQLKEVVVSKDYGTPKVKETEKQVPNDCTPLITTIDNNSNNKISNSNNLQKSSPLLDITNKSENKRRPVRTKKLFKNAIVNNLSDENSTTRRSKLSKGIINKNMNSNGDSNFNSVNSKSVSFRLKEDDLAIFDLFGSDKKHQPKTYRTKK, encoded by the coding sequence ATGCCGAAGAGAAAACTAGCTTCGAATAAGGAGAATAGCAGGAGTACGTTCTCTCACAATGACTTGACCCCACAAATACAGGAATTTCAAAACCTAATGGATCTGGAATCACAGAAAGTGGAGACTATCAAACAGTCGTATTCGAGACAGAACTCCCTATTGGCCAGAGATAACTCCATACTAAAAATTAAAGTCAATGGcttagagaaaaaaataagccAGCTGGTACAAGAAAATGTGACTCTTCGATCCAAAACATCTATAAGCGAGGCTATCTACAGGGAGCGGTTAAGTAATCAACTacaaatcattgaaaacgGAATTATCCAAAggtttgatgaaattttttatatgtttGACAATGTTcgtaaaaatgaaaatttacCTAGTTCAAGTTTAAAATCCCTGTTGAAGAGACCCAATTCCAGGTCAAGATCATGTTCATTATCGTCACCCACATACTCGAAAAACTACCCCGAGCAGCTGAATTATCAGAATAGTTCATCACATGAATCAAGTTTCAATAAAGATGACGGTCAGAATCTCGAGCCCAAGGctaaaaaaaggaaaagttCTAGGCGGCAATCCATGTTTATATCTACGAGTTTACAGTCTGATGATGAGATCACTGAGAGGGAACCAATAACGAAAGAACCTTACGCAGCTGTACCTACTGAATTACGGGAGACTACACAGCTTGAAGAAGCAATGGATCCGTTAAATATTGGGGAAGAAGATAACGATTCAACTGGAAACTTTACCAATTCCATTATAGAATATTCCATACCAGAGGAAAATTCCATAGAACCCGAGCATTCATCTTCTAAACTAGAAATATTCAATGATAGCATGAATATGATAAGTGCCGCATCATCGAGCACTCTATCATCACCTTTACCGGCTTCCTCAGCTCCTTTTCCTGCTTCCACTGCCGATACTGCAGccacttcttcttcatcgaatTCTTCTACAAGCTCTCATCCAAAGACCAAGATCAAACATTCTATGAAGCCACCTAGGatagaattgaagaaaaaaattatcgaCGAAGTCATGCCCATGAGTAATATGAGTAGCAGCAGTGAAATTACGTTTGctagaacaagaagaactCGCGGTAAAGCTGTGGATTACACATTACCATCACTAAGGGCCAAAATGAGAAGGCCTTCAGAAAAGCTAGTGGATGCTACTACCATGATTGATATACACGATTTGCAAGTTTCTAAAAGAAATCGGGAGACTGCAAATAGCAGGAGAAGTTTGTCCCATGATTCAATACCCGATGAGCCGCAATTAAAAGAAGTAGTCGTCTCTAAAGATTATGGAACTCCAAAGGTAAAGGAAACAGAAAAGCAAGTACCCAACGATTGCACTCCCCTGATAACGACTATTGACAACAAtagcaacaacaaaataAGTAATAGCAATAATCTCCAAAAATCTTCGCCTTTACTCGATATTACTAATAAATCAGAGAATAAGAGAAGGCCAGTGAGGACTAAAAAACTGTTTAAAAATGCGATTGTCAATAATCTAtctgatgaaaattctACCACGCGACGTTCGAAGTTGTCAAAAGGAAtcatcaataaaaatatgaacAGTAACGGTGACTCTAATTTCAACAGTGTTAATAGTAAATCTGTTAGCTTTAGATTGAAGGAAGACGATTTAGCAATATTTGACCTATTTGGAAGCGATAAGAAACATCAACCAAAAACATATCGCaccaaaaaatga
- the UFE1 gene encoding Ufe1p (similar to Saccharomyces cerevisiae UFE1 (YOR075W); ancestral locus Anc_5.679): MSNLTSIFQKYVAVIDETRKEQGERNEHIKEEGQEDLGNSDEIREIVNDSFIKECAKLLKFLIELNRVIKEIEKNYMDDLNMTDAEKDEFDMECRLQIQQYFKKFEFLENYEMERHSLLLKKFQSKPHKWSNLLSNKSNNGKQVTHPQDFEKGVHEFRLGVLRCLNLWIKYVSSKFTTIQQERLISENKMNFNSTPVPTLSNNADDFSADAIDISVSQSAPVETVQDEVKHYEETISKLTQVQLQVLETEHSELLNQKNEQLKKVETINKTILDVVNIQNELSNHLTVQSQNINLMLNNQDDIEVNIKKGNKELRKAKRAAGRTAKMTTYGAIAMGIFILLLDYVS, encoded by the coding sequence ATGTCGAATTTGACTTCAATCTTCCAAAAGTATGTCGCTGTCATCGATGAAACCAGAAAAGAACAAGGTGAAAGGAATGAGCAcattaaagaagaagggCAGGAGGACTTGGGAAATTCTGATGAAATACGTGAAATTGTTAATGATTCCTTTATCAAGGAATGTGCCAAGCTATTAAAATTTCTCATTGAGTTAAATAGGGttataaaagaaattgagaaaaaCTATATGGATGATTTAAATATGACCGATGCAGAAAAGGACGAGTTTGATATGGAATGTAGACTGCAAATTCAACAGTATTTTAAAAAATTCGAGTTCCTAGAAAATTATGAAATGGAAAGACACAGCTTGTTACtcaaaaagtttcaatCAAAACCTCATAAATGGTCAAATTTACTTTCTAATAAAAGCAATAATGGTAAACAGGTAACGCATCCAcaagactttgaaaaaggtgTCCACGAATTTAGATTGGGTGTCCTACGATGTTTAAATCTATGGATAAAATATGTTTCTTCCAAATTCACTACCATCCAACAAGAAAGATTGATATCAGAGAACAAGATGAATTTTAATTCCACGCCTGTGCCCACTTTATCCAACAATGCAGATGATTTCTCAGCAGACGCAATAGATATTTCGGTATCACAATCTGCTCCCGTCGAAACAGTGCAAGACGAGGTAAAGCACTATGAAGAGACGATATCCAAACTGACCCAGGTGCAACTACAAGTATTAGAAACAGAACATTCGGAACTATTAAACCAAAAAAACgagcaattgaaaaaagtagaGACCATAAACAAAACAATCTTAGACGTTGTTAATATACAGAATGAATTATCTAATCATCTAACAGTACAATCTCAGAATATCAATCTAATGCTGAATAATCAAGATGATATTGAGgtaaatataaaaaagggGAATAAAGAATTGCGTAAGGCAAAAAGAGCCGCTGGGAGAACCGCTAAGATGACCACTTATGGTGCCATTGCCATGGGCATTTTTATCCTACTCCTAGATTATGTGAGTTAA
- the GYP1 gene encoding GTPase-activating protein GYP1 (similar to Saccharomyces cerevisiae GYP1 (YOR070C); ancestral locus Anc_5.672), whose protein sequence is MGVRSAAKEMHERDRTSDSSSLVTSLMKSWRISSASSSFASKKPSLYKMNTTEPNSLPSSYASSARKDRRTSDGNFEAMAKQQACTRRTSNSNSPLRYVSPTLSTASNESPRPALLLRQHHQRHHNHQQHRHSSSGSVNNAGSNGTDPNKKSDRYFKDLDEDWSAVIDDYNMPIPILTNGGFGSPVVPTRSLSRRSTSSSINSTSNVGPSVVRNSSSSFTYPQLPQLQKEQTDDPKKMQLEIENERDAQELNSIIQRISKFDNILKDKTIINQQDLRKISWNGIPKIHRPVVWKLLIGYLPVNTKRQESFLQRKRKEYKDGLKHTFSDQHSRDIPTWHQIEIDIPRTNPHIPLYQFKSVQNSLQRILYLWAIRHPASGYVQGINDLVTPFFETFLTEYLPPSQIDDVEIKDPSAYMTDEQVADLEADTFWCLTKLLEQITDNYIHGQPGILRQVKNLSQLVKRIDADLYNHFQNEHVEFIQFAFRWMNCLLMREFQMSTVIRMWDTYLSETSQEVTSSYSISSNDVKTPVTPTEPRVANFATPTKDFQSPTAALSSMTPNTVEDSSKMRQSSLNEFHVFVCAAFLIKWSDQLVDMDFQETITFLQNPPTKDWSETDIEMLLSEAFIWQSLYKDATSHWL, encoded by the coding sequence ATGGGAGTCAGATCCGCTGCAAAGGAAATGCATGAACGCGACCGCACTTCAGATAGTTCCAGTTTGGTGACTTCTCTGATGAAATCTTGGAGGATATCGTCGGCTTCTTCCTCATTTGCCTCCAAGAAGCCATCACTTTATAAAATGAACACCACGGAACCCAATAGTCTGCCCTCAAGTTACGCTTCTTCTGCTAGGAAGGATCGAAGAACCAGCGATGGTAATTTCGAAGCCATGGCGAAACAACAGGCATGTACTAGGCGCACCTCAAATTCCAATTCACCTCTAAGATACGTGAGCCCCACTTTAAGCACTGCAAGTAACGAAAGTCCTCGACCCGCTCTACTCTTGCGCCAACACCACCAGCGCCATCACAACCATCAGCAACACCGTCATAGCAGCAGTGGTAGTGTAAACAACGCCGGTAGTAACGGCACAGATCCTAACAAGAAAAGTGATCGATATTTCAAGGATTTGGATGAAGACTGGAGTGCTGTCATCGATGACTATAATATGCCTATTCCTATACTCACTAATGGTGGCTTCGGTTCCCCTGTAGTTCCCACAAGATCTTTGTCCCGAAGGTCTACATCTTCTTCCATCAATTCAACCTCCAATGTGGGACCTTCTGTGGTGCGGaattcttcctcctcttttACATACCCTCAATTGCCACAACtacaaaaagaacaaactGATGATCCAAAAAAGATGCAGTTGGAGATCGAAAACGAACGGGATGCTCAGGAACTGAACTCTATCATTCAGCGCATTTCTAAGTTTGATaacattttgaaagataAGACAATCATAAATCAACAGGATTTGCGAAAGATTAGTTGGAATGGTATTCCTAAAATACACAGGCCTGTTGTTTGGAAATTATTAATAGGTTATTTACCCGTAAACACTAAGAGACAAGAGAGTTTTTtgcaaaggaaaagaaaagaatataaagaTGGTTTGAAACACACTTTTTCAGATCAGCATTCAAGAGACATTCCTACTTGGCACCAAATAGAGATAGATATACCCAGAACAAATCCTCACATCCCCTTATATCAGTTCAAATCAGTGCAGAATAGTTTACAACGAATACTATATCTTTGGGCCATAAGGCACCCTGCTAGCGGGTACGTTCAAGGAATTAACGATCTAGTGAcaccattttttgaaacttttctgACGGAATATTTGCCACCTTCACAAATAGATGATGTTGAAATAAAGGACCCTTCTGCGTATATGACAGACGAACAAGTTGCAGATTTGGAGGCAGATACATTTTGGTGTCTTACCAAATTGCTAGAGCAAATTACTGATAACTATATCCATGGACAACCGGGCATATTAAGACAAGTGAAGAATTTGAGTCAGCTGGTGAAAAGAATTGATGCCGATCTATATAACCACTTCCAAAATGAGCACGTGGAATTTATACAATTTGCATTCAGATGGATGAATTGCCTCTTAATGAGAGAGTTTCAAATGAGTACAGTAATAAGAATGTGGGATACATATTTGTCTGAGACATCACAAGAGGTCACTTCTTCATATTCCATATCCTCCAACGACGTCAAAACCCCCGTGACTCCGACAGAACCTCGGGTAGCCAATTTTGCGACGCCAACAAAAGATTTCCAATCCCCCACCGCGGCACTCTCTAGTATGACTCCGAATACGGTTGAAGACAGCAGCAAAATGAGGCAATCTTCACTCAATGAGTTTCATGTATTTGTGTGTGCCGCATTTCTCATTAAATGGAGTGATCAGTTAGTAGACATGGACTTTCAGGAGACTATAACCTTCTTGCAAAATCCTCCTACAAAGGACTGGTCTGAAACAGATATCGAAATGCTTTTAAGTGAAGCCTTCATTTGGCAGTCTCTTTATAAAGACGCCACGTCCCATTGGCTGTAA
- the VPS5 gene encoding sorting nexin 1 (similar to Saccharomyces cerevisiae YKR078W and VPS5 (YOR069W); ancestral locus Anc_5.670), producing MDYEENLEAPVWDELNHEEDNPQSAISNPTESGVQLPFQEGKRKEELSKKKAPLNNEINIDISPEWKDPGLSVAGNPLMEEQQQGSEELKANALINSLAPEQDSIADIKNNASQFLVTKDFGDALFTGSANSPLVFDDTICSTNTSASTNSRSISGRRSGKPQILFDSARAQRSSKRIYSLKAKKTSNSNDATKLPFTDPLKKAEKENEFVEESLDNKNERGEINEGTVTAFAKKNILEQVDKPLYNIPQRGENSVSSTNIETNSKKVEELKTDSKLPSTEHAVDFNVEVTNPVKVGELTSIHVEYTVIGKSPLLELKYTQVNRRYRDFRWLYRQLQNNHWGKVIPPPPEKQSVGSFKQDFIENRRFQMESMLKKICQDPALQKDQDFLLFLTSDDFSSESKRRAFLTGSGAINDSNDLSEIRISEIQLLGTEDAADVLRNGGIDAESHKGFMNISFSSLPKYNEIDEFFTEKKQKVDELEDNLKKLGKSLEMVDTSRNSLASSTEEFSDMIETLASLNVSEPNSELLNNFADVHKSIKSSLERSSLQETLTMGVMLDDYIRSLASVKAIFNQRAKLGYFLVVLENDMNKKHSQLGKLGQNVHSEKFIETKKEFLTIERRYKLTKTQWQEIGERIKDEFQNFSIDKIREFRNGMEISLEAAIESQKECIELWETFYQTNL from the coding sequence ATGGACTACGAGGAAAATTTAGAGGCTCCCGTCTGGGACGAACTAAAccatgaagaagataatcCTCAGAGTGCCATTTCAAATCCAACCGAATCTGGTGTTCAATTACCTTTCCAGGAAGGCAAGAGAAAGGAAgaactttcaaagaagaaagctCCACTTAATAACGAGATAAATATAGATATTTCCCCAGAATGGAAGGATCCTGGTTTATCGGTGGCTGGCAATCCGCTGATGGAGGAGCAGCAGCAAGGAAGTGAAGAACTCAAAGCAAATGCTTTGATCAATTCTCTAGCTCCTGAACAGGATTCGATTGCAGATATCAAGAATAATGCTTCGCAGTTCCTTGTGACAAAAGACTTTGGTGATGCATTATTTACGGGAAGCGCCAACTCTCCCTTAGTTTTTGATGATACAATATGCAGCACTAACACTTCTGCGAGCACCAATTCAAGAAGCATATCTGGTAGAAGATCTGGAAAACCacaaattctttttgattctgCCAGAGCTCAAAGAAGCTCCAAGCGtatttattctttgaaagCGAAGAAGACAAGTAATTCCAATGATGCCACCAAATTACCATTTACTGATCCACTTAAGAaagctgaaaaagaaaatgaatttgtcGAGGAATCCTTGGATAATAAGAATGAAAGGGGAGAAATCAATGAGGGAACGGTTACGGCCTTCGCTAAGAAGAATATTCTTGAGCAGGTGGACAAACCTTTATATAATATCCCTCAAAGGGGAGAAAATAGTGTAAGTTCTACCAACATCGAAACAAACTCAAAAAAGGTTGAAGAACTCAAAACAGACTCAAAGTTGCCATCTACTGAACATGCAGTGGATTTCAACGTTGAAGTGACGAATCCAGTCAAAGTAGGAGAACTAACATCCATTCACGTGGAGTATACTGTAATAGGAAAATCACCATTACTTGAGCTAAAATATACACAAGTGAACAGGCGTTATAGGGATTTTAGGTGGTTATATCGCCAATTGCAAAACAATCATTGGGGTAAAGTGATACCACCGCCACCAGAGAAGCAGTCAGTAGGTAGTTTCAAACAAGACTTCATTGAAAATAGAAGATTCCAAATGGAAAGCatgttaaaaaaaatttgtcaaGATCCGGCCTTACAAAAGGACCAAGATTTCCTGCTGTTTTTAACAAGCGATGACTTCAGTTCAGAATCCAAAAGAAGAGCATTTTTAACTGGATCAGGCGCTATTAATGATAGTAATGATTTATCAGAAATCCGGATAAGTGAAATACAACTGCTAGGCACAGAGGATGCTGCGGATGTATTGAGGAATGGTGGTATCGATGCGGAATCGCACAAGGGCTTCATGAATATATCGTTTTCGTCGCTACCCAAATACAATGAAATAGATGAATTCTTcactgaaaagaaacaaaaagtggatgaattggaagataatttgaaaaaattaggCAAATCCTTGGAAATGGTTGACACTTCTCGGAACAGTTTAGCCTCATCAACAGAAGAATTTTCTGACATGATAGAAACCTTAGCATCTTTGAACGTGAGTGAGCCTAATTCAGAAttgttgaataattttGCTGATGTTCATAAAAGCATCAAAAGTTCGCTTGAGAGAAGCTCTTTACAAGAAACATTGACCATGGGTGTGATGCTGGATGATTATATTAGGTCATTAGCCAGTGTAAAAGCCATTTTCAACCAGAGAGCCAAATTGGGTTATTTTTTGGTAGTTTTAGAGAATGatatgaataaaaaacacTCACAGCTGGGTAAATTGGGCCAAAATGTTCATTCAGAAAAGTTCAtagaaacgaaaaaggaatttttAACCATAGAAAGGCGTTATAAGCTTACAAAGACACAATGGCAAGAGATTGGTGAAAGGATAAAAgatgaatttcaaaatttttctattgACAAGATTCGGGAATTTCGAAACGGCATGGAAATATCACTAGAAGCAGCCATTGAATCTCAAAAGGAATGCATCGAACTTTGGGAGACGTTCTATCAAACCAACCTTTAA
- the SKI7 gene encoding Ski7p (similar to Saccharomyces cerevisiae HBS1 (YKR084C) and SKI7 (YOR076C); ancestral locus Anc_5.680) codes for MSLLEQLARKRLEKSKGPSNTIQSQNTSKGASLLERLHKSREAKGNYAASKKKDLKTLLAKDKIKKNDGTSGQHAFSLSLKLSPLKKSNSDLDKKGKLAASESAESQSPAKGRPSNVDTNLQDSWDVINEVNYYCSLKGNVRTNKSNDFAFTNFIISDKLKAASTSSSFLCLQKQYDELFTIFQPSTLPKKAHDKAIENFTKPSPDDIIQLAQLNAFNEKLENLNIKSAFNAKKNELIELQTPPTESIDINSYIATHPLNSTCLFFGVTTSGKTTLLGHLLYELNEISISSIRELQKKVNSLSLPASNHFKIILDNTKLERENGFSMCRKIIQIENDLLPPSSSLTLIDTPGNIKYFEKETINSILTFNPDIFTLVIDCDYDSWEKSLDGLNNQIYEVLRIISYLNENSAYKKQLIVLLNKADLISWDKQRLEMIQSELNYLLTETFQWKNTQFQFIPCSGILGSNLNNAENVVSKSKYKSEFDSINDVPEWYEGPTFLSHLYSLMEANMNKIETTLDEPFIGIILQNPILQPTAEHNCVSLKVLIKSGYIQSGQTIEIHTHYEEVCHYGIITKMTKPKLTSSPNTKDYLPIGVHSDILEVFVKIHSTEELTKKQAHIRKNDLVISSRKASISSPYLSNALKLSILPSMKLSIQTHLLNDPVNLGSELILYHDLMCKTVKLVKILGTNATSIISNQSIIVEVEITEPNFALNVINSEYITNYIVLTTTDHKVVAVGDIACR; via the coding sequence ATGTCATTATTAGAACAATTAGCGAGGAAAAGACTAGAAAAGTCAAAAGGCCCCTCAAATACAATCCAATCACAAAACACTTCTAAAGGTGCTTCCTTGTTGGAAAGATTGCATAAGAGTAGAGAGGCAAAAGGTAACTATGCTgcatccaaaaaaaaagatttgaagactCTTCTTGCAAAAGAcaaaattaagaaaaatgaCGGCACTTCTGGCCAACACGCTTTTTCATTAAGTCTAAAATTATCTCCcttaaagaaatcaaacAGTGATTTGGacaaaaaagggaaattAGCAGCCTCTGAAAGCGCGGAAAGTCAATCCCCAGCCAAAGGAAGGCCATCTAATGTTGACACCAACCTTCAAGATTCGTGGGATGTCATAAACGAAGTAAATTATTACTGTTCTTTAAAAGGGAACGTGCGGACAAACAAGTCCAACGATTTTGCCTTTACAAACTTTATTATAAGCGACAAATTAAAAGCAGCCAGcacatcatcatcattcttGTGTTTGCAGAAACAGTATGATGAGCTGTTTACCATTTTCCAGCCTTCTACTCTTCCCAAAAAGGCCCATGACAAAgctattgaaaatttcactAAACCAAGTCCCGATGATATTATACAATTAGCTCAGTTGAATGCCTTCAACGAAAAGTTAGAAAACTTGAATATCAAATCAGCATTcaatgccaaaaaaaatgaattaaTTGAGCTTCAAACTCCTCCTACTGAGTCAATAGATATCAATTCATACATTGCGACGCACCCTTTAAATTCAACATGCTTATTTTTCGGTGTTACGACTTCAGGCAAAACAACTCTACTTGGCCATCTTTTATATGAACTAAATGAAATTTCTATATCGTCAATAAGAGAACTGCAGAAAAAGGTTAATAGTTTGAGTTTGCCAGCCTCCAATCACTTCAAGATTATTTTAGATAATACAAAAttggaaagagaaaatggATTCTCAATGTGTAGGAAAATCATTCAAATCGAAAATGATTTACTGCCGCCATCATCATCCTTGACACTTATAGACACACCTGGTaatatcaaatattttgaaaaagaaaccatcAACTCCATTCTAACTTTCAACCCAGATATTTTTACGCTGGTTATAGATTGCGACTATGACTCTTGGGAGAAGTCATTAGATGGTCTAAATAATCAGATTTATGAAGTCTTGAGAATAATCTCATACTTAAACGAAAACTCTGCATACAAAAAGCAATTGATAGTCCTTTTGAATAAGGCGGATCTGATCAGCTGGGACAAACAGCGATTAGAAATGATTCAATCTGAGCTGAATTATCTGCTGACGGAAACCTTTCAATGGAAAAACACACAGTTTCAATTTATCCCATGCTCTGGTATATTAGGCTCAAACTTGAATAACGCTGAGAACGTTGTTTCTAAGTCTAAATACAAATCTGAATTTGACTCTATAAATGATGTTCCCGAATGGTATGAAGGTCCAACATTCTTATCTCATCTATATTCATTAATGGAGGCGAATATGAACAAGATAGAAACAACGTTGGATGAGCCATTTATCGGTATAATACTGCAAAATCCTATCCTCCAACCCACAGCAGAGCACAATTGCGTGTCGCTTAAAGTTTTAATCAAAAGCGGATACATCCAATCAGGCCAAACGATTGAAATTCACACTCATTATGAAGAAGTCTGCCACTACGGTATAATTACAAAGATGACGAAACCAAAGCTGACCTCGAGCCCTAATACAAAAGATTATTTACCAATTGGTGTGCACTCTGATATTTTGGAAGTTTTTGTTAAGATTCACAGCACCGAAGAGCTTACCAAAAAGCAAGCTCATATACGTAAGAACGATTTAGTAATTTCCTCTAGGAAAGCAAGCATTTCGTCACCATACTTATCGAATGCATTAAAGTTGTCAATTTTGCCATCAATGAAATTGTCAATACAAACACATTTGTTAAATGATCCTGTAAATCTAGGTTCTGAGTTGATTCTTTACCATGATTTAATGTGCAAAACAGTTAAATTGGTGAAAATTCTTGGGACTAATGCCACTTCAATTATCTCAAACCAATCAATAATAGTTGAAGTTGAAATCACGGAGCCAAATTTTGCTCTTAACGTAATCAATTCTGAATATATTACAAACTATATTGTTCTAACAACGACAGATCATAAAGTCGTTGCTGTGGGAGATATTGCATGCCGATAA
- the CDC21 gene encoding thymidylate synthase (similar to Saccharomyces cerevisiae CDC21 (YOR074C); ancestral locus Anc_5.678): protein MTLNEQNKEEEQYLDLCKRIIDEGEFRPDRTGTGTVSLFAPPQLRFSLRDDTFPLLTTKKVFTRGIILELLWFLAGATDANILSEQGVKIWDGNGSREYLDKLGFTDRKAGDLGPVYGFQWRHFGAKYKTCDDDYTGQGIDQLKQVIHKLKTNPYDRRIIMSAWNPADIDKMALPPCHIFSQFYVSFPEGGEGSSKPRLSCLLYQRSCDMGLGVPFNIASYALLTRMIAKVVDMEPGEFIHTLGDAHVYKDHIEVLKQQIKRDPRPFPKLKIRRDIKDIDDFKLEDFEIEGYNPHPRIQMKMSV, encoded by the coding sequence ATGACTTTAAATgaacaaaacaaagaggaagaacaGTATCTTGATTTATGCAAAAGAATCATCGATGAAGGTGAATTCAGACCAGACAGAACTGGTACGGGTACAGTAAGTCTTTTTGCACCACCCCAATTACGTTTCAGCTTGCGTGATGACACCTTCCCCCTATTGACGACAAAGAAGGTCTTTACTAGGGGCATTATACTTGAACTATTATGGTTTTTGGCTGGTGCTACAGACGCTAACATTTTGTCTGAACAGGGTGTGAAAATTTGGGATGGTAACGGTTCTCGTGAATATCTGGATAAATTGGGGTTCACAGATAGAAAAGCAGGAGATTTGGGTCCCGTTTACGGGTTTCAATGGAGACATTTCGGTGCTAAATACAAGACGTGTGATGACGACTACACCGGACAAGGGATTGATCAATTAAAGCAGGTCATTCACAAACTGAAGACAAATCCCTATGACAGAAGAATTATTATGAGTGCCTGGAACCCAGCTGATATCGACAAAATGGCTCTACCGCCATGCCATATTTTCTCACAATTTTATGTCAGTTTTCCCGAAGGGGGAGAAGGATCCAGTAAACCCCGGCTTTCATGCTTGTTGTACCAACGTTCTTGTGATATGGGGCTGGGTGTACCATTTAACATTGCTTCATATGCACTATTGACTAGAATGATTGCCAAAGTTGTTGACATGGAGCCAGGTGAGTTCATCCATACATTGGGCGATGCACATGTTTATAAAGATCATATTGAAGTATTAAAAcaacaaatcaaaagagaTCCAAGGCCATTCCCGAAACTAAAGATTAGAAGGGATATCAAAGACATTGACGACTTCAAGTTGGAAgactttgaaattgaaggtTATAACCCTCATCCAAGAatccaaatgaaaatgagtGTATAA